In Blattabacterium cuenoti, the following proteins share a genomic window:
- a CDS encoding glycogen/starch synthase, whose translation MIGKRILYVSSDLFPFSSKNPISLSVLKATKFMQSIGNDVRIFMPRFGVINERKHQLHEVIRLSGMNLIINDIDQPLLIKVASIPDARLQVYFIDNEEYFKRKSIYEDENGNFFNDNDERTLFFTKGVLETIKKLNWKPDIIHIYGWMTSFIPLYMKNYYKNDPLYQNSKIIVSIYNNPFKGYLNKDIIKKIKDDGIKTKKLKFLENPDYFNLTKLCIYFSDAIIKGDISFPKEIEDFIKKNKLLVLKYYPVEEIETVYEKFYKKTVLEQIN comes from the coding sequence ATGATAGGTAAACGTATATTATATGTTTCTTCAGATTTATTTCCTTTTTCATCAAAAAATCCAATATCCTTATCAGTTTTAAAAGCTACTAAGTTTATGCAATCAATAGGAAATGATGTACGTATATTTATGCCTCGTTTTGGAGTAATAAATGAACGAAAACATCAATTACACGAAGTTATTAGGCTATCAGGAATGAATTTAATTATCAATGATATAGATCAACCATTACTTATAAAAGTAGCATCTATTCCTGATGCTAGATTGCAAGTTTATTTCATAGATAACGAAGAATATTTCAAAAGAAAATCTATATATGAAGATGAAAATGGTAATTTTTTTAACGATAATGATGAAAGAACTTTATTCTTTACAAAAGGGGTTTTAGAAACTATAAAAAAATTAAATTGGAAGCCTGATATCATTCATATATATGGATGGATGACTTCTTTTATTCCATTATACATGAAAAATTATTATAAGAATGATCCTTTATACCAAAATTCAAAAATTATTGTATCGATTTATAATAATCCATTTAAAGGATATCTAAATAAAGATATTATTAAAAAGATAAAAGATGATGGAATCAAAACTAAAAAGTTAAAATTCTTAGAAAATCCAGATTATTTCAATTTAACAAAATTATGTATATATTTTTCTGATGCTATAATAAAAGGAGATATTTCTTTTCCTAAAGAAATAGAAGATTTTATAAAAAAAAATAAACTACTCGTATTAAAATATTATCCTGTAGAAGAAATAGAAACTGTTTATGAAAAATTTTATAAAAAAACTGTTTTAGAGCAGATTAATTAA
- the glmS gene encoding glutamine--fructose-6-phosphate transaminase (isomerizing): MCGIIGYLGYREAYPILINGLKKLEYRGYDSSGIAIFYKNGYSLYKTKGKVDELEKKISSISSYNRKIIGTTGIGHTRWATHGVPNDLNAHPHVSNSNELIMIHNGIIENYHAIKIILLENGFTFKSKTDTEVLVNLIEYIKKENKISLEEAVRISLNEIIGAYSIAIVDKSHPETIIIAKLGSPLALGINEKEFFIASDPIPFINYTKNAIYLKDGEMAILRKNKELDLRKIRDNHKLSPIINKLKINLKEIEKGKYRYFMLKEIYEQSKTISDTLRGRLIISNKIICIDGIELNKEIFINAKCITIVGCGSSWHAGLVGEYLLEQLARIPVEVEYASEFRYRNPIIDKNNLIIVISQSGETADTLAALKLAKKKEAFVFGICNVVGSSIARNVDAGIYTHAGPEISVASTKSFTAQITVLILLALKLAKYRSTINEERYKFLFQELGNVPNKINDLLKIDRHIVKNISKVFYKFNNFLYLGRGINFPIALEGALKLKEISYIHSEGYPAAEMKHGPIALVDENMPVVIIATKRGYYEKIIGNIQEIKARKGKIIAIVNEGDVQVSMMADYVIKIPEISEELSPLLTVIPLQLLAYQIAYMKGKNVDQPRNLAKSVTVE, encoded by the coding sequence ATGTGTGGTATAATTGGTTATTTAGGTTATAGAGAAGCGTATCCTATTCTTATAAATGGTTTAAAAAAATTGGAATATAGAGGATATGATAGTTCTGGTATTGCTATTTTTTATAAAAATGGATATAGTTTATATAAGACCAAAGGTAAAGTTGATGAATTAGAAAAAAAAATATCTTCAATATCTTCTTATAATAGAAAAATAATAGGAACTACTGGAATAGGTCATACTAGGTGGGCTACTCATGGTGTTCCAAATGATTTAAATGCACATCCACATGTTTCTAATTCTAATGAATTGATTATGATACATAATGGTATCATAGAAAATTATCATGCAATTAAAATTATTTTATTAGAAAATGGTTTTACTTTTAAAAGTAAAACAGATACAGAAGTACTAGTAAATCTTATTGAATATATAAAGAAAGAAAATAAAATATCTTTAGAAGAAGCTGTACGAATATCATTGAATGAAATAATAGGTGCATATTCCATTGCTATAGTGGATAAATCTCACCCAGAGACAATTATTATAGCAAAATTAGGTAGTCCTCTTGCTCTAGGAATTAACGAAAAAGAATTTTTTATTGCATCAGACCCCATTCCTTTTATAAATTATACGAAAAATGCTATTTATTTAAAAGATGGAGAAATGGCTATTCTTAGAAAGAATAAAGAATTAGATCTAAGAAAAATTAGAGATAATCATAAACTAAGTCCAATTATAAATAAATTAAAAATTAATTTAAAAGAAATAGAAAAAGGTAAGTATAGATATTTTATGTTAAAGGAAATATATGAACAGTCAAAAACTATTTCTGATACTCTACGTGGTAGATTAATAATTTCAAATAAAATCATTTGTATAGATGGAATTGAACTTAATAAAGAAATTTTTATTAATGCTAAATGTATAACTATAGTAGGATGTGGTTCGTCATGGCATGCTGGTTTAGTTGGAGAGTATTTATTAGAACAATTAGCTAGAATTCCAGTTGAAGTAGAATATGCATCTGAATTTAGATATAGAAACCCTATCATAGATAAAAATAATTTAATAATTGTGATCTCACAATCAGGAGAGACTGCAGATACTTTAGCAGCATTAAAATTAGCTAAAAAAAAAGAAGCTTTTGTGTTTGGAATTTGTAATGTAGTAGGATCATCTATTGCACGTAATGTAGATGCAGGAATTTATACACATGCTGGTCCTGAAATAAGTGTAGCTTCTACAAAATCTTTTACCGCACAAATTACTGTACTTATTTTATTGGCGTTAAAACTAGCAAAATATAGATCTACTATTAATGAAGAACGATATAAATTTTTATTTCAAGAACTTGGAAATGTTCCAAATAAAATAAATGATCTATTAAAAATAGATAGACATATTGTAAAAAACATATCAAAAGTATTTTATAAATTTAATAATTTCCTTTACTTAGGACGAGGAATTAATTTCCCTATAGCTTTAGAAGGCGCTTTAAAATTAAAAGAAATATCTTACATTCATTCGGAAGGTTATCCTGCGGCAGAAATGAAACATGGACCTATAGCTTTAGTTGATGAAAATATGCCTGTTGTTATTATAGCAACAAAAAGAGGTTATTATGAAAAAATAATAGGAAATATACAAGAAATTAAAGCTAGAAAGGGAAAAATTATAGCAATAGTTAATGAAGGGGATGTTCAAGTAAGTATGATGGCGGATTATGTAATAAAGATTCCAGAAATTTCTGAAGAATTAAGTCCATTATTAACTGTAATTCCTTTACAATTATTAGCTTATCAAATAGCTTATATGAAAGGAAAAAATGTAGATCAACCAAGAAATTTAGCAAAATCTGTAACAGTAGAATAG
- the folB gene encoding dihydroneopterin aldolase, whose product MGRIILENIKLFGYHGCMPEEKYVGTNYIINIEIELDFYNASITDDLSKTINYVHLYSIVKKEMSINSKLIENVAQRIIEKINNKFNNLIEYSKIKLCKENPPLHSNVDRVCVVLEYFK is encoded by the coding sequence ATGGGGAGGATAATATTAGAAAATATAAAATTATTTGGATATCATGGTTGTATGCCAGAAGAAAAGTATGTAGGGACAAATTACATAATAAATATTGAAATTGAATTAGACTTTTATAATGCTTCTATTACAGATGATTTATCAAAAACTATAAACTATGTTCATTTATATTCCATTGTAAAAAAAGAAATGAGTATTAATTCAAAATTAATAGAAAATGTAGCTCAAAGAATAATTGAAAAAATTAATAATAAATTTAACAATTTAATTGAATACTCAAAAATAAAATTATGCAAGGAAAATCCTCCATTACATAGTAATGTAGACAGAGTATGTGTTGTACTAGAATATTTTAAATAA
- the rnr gene encoding ribonuclease R, with protein MKPEKRKSKHSFKRYKNIFTGIIHITNQGFAFVKIKEYKKEIYIPKHKTGKSLVGDLVKIKLNRNRRKLEGEVLKIIKRKRNNFIGILKLNFKPNSITGSVIIHYLHVDILIMESESNLKKEHQNNKVLVKIVSWPKNFDNPLGKIIRIFGKSGEYKTEIFSLLEERGLSFEFPKKVENEAEEIFVRSKSYHDDVIIRKDMRNITTFTIDPLDAKDFDDAISVRKLNSEIWEIGIHISDVTHYVKEDSLLDKEAYDRATSIYFTGKVIPMLPKILSNDLCSLQPKKDKLSFSFVFNINKEGKILKNWIGKTIIQSNRKFTYDEVQKIIDEKKGDFYEEIYVLFHFSKILTKNRLKNGAIYLEKDEVKFCLDENKNPTFLYLEKCNEAHKLIEELMLLTNRKISEFINNNTDKKNYMNIPYIYRVHDKPDYEKIFFLKKIIKPLGYSFDLKNLKYSINLLLKQAKGKPEQNMIENLVLRAMSKAKYSTNNIGHYGLSFLYYTHFTSPIRRYSDIIAHRLLYYFLKMKKNRVKTIDFYEKQSQHCSDKERLAIDIEREFSKYLQVKYLKKFLGKEFDGIITGFTDWSVYVDLLSFKTEGMVKLRDIKEDYYILNSNNYSIIGRKNKKIYQLGDKVKVKLLNVNIEKKQIKLDWIEKKF; from the coding sequence ATGAAACCAGAAAAGAGAAAAAGTAAACATTCTTTTAAAAGATATAAAAATATTTTTACCGGAATTATTCATATTACAAATCAAGGATTTGCTTTTGTGAAAATAAAAGAATATAAAAAAGAAATTTATATACCTAAACATAAAACAGGTAAATCTTTAGTAGGAGATTTAGTGAAAATAAAATTAAATCGTAATAGAAGAAAATTAGAAGGAGAGGTGTTAAAAATAATCAAAAGGAAAAGAAATAATTTTATTGGAATATTAAAGTTAAATTTTAAACCAAATTCTATTACCGGATCAGTAATTATACATTATCTACATGTAGATATATTAATTATGGAATCCGAATCAAATTTAAAAAAAGAACATCAAAATAATAAAGTTTTGGTTAAAATAGTTTCATGGCCAAAAAATTTTGATAATCCTTTAGGAAAAATTATAAGAATATTTGGAAAATCTGGGGAATATAAAACAGAAATTTTCTCTTTGTTAGAAGAACGTGGATTGTCTTTTGAATTTCCAAAAAAAGTAGAAAATGAAGCTGAAGAAATATTTGTAAGAAGTAAATCATATCATGATGATGTAATAATAAGAAAAGATATGAGAAATATCACCACTTTTACTATAGATCCTTTAGATGCAAAAGATTTTGATGATGCTATTTCAGTTAGAAAATTGAATTCCGAAATTTGGGAAATAGGTATTCATATATCGGATGTTACACATTATGTAAAAGAAGATAGTTTGTTAGATAAAGAAGCATATGATAGAGCTACTTCTATTTATTTTACAGGAAAAGTAATTCCAATGCTTCCAAAAATACTATCCAATGACCTATGTTCTTTACAACCAAAAAAAGATAAATTAAGTTTTTCGTTCGTTTTTAATATAAATAAAGAAGGAAAAATATTAAAAAACTGGATTGGAAAAACTATTATACAATCTAATAGAAAATTTACGTACGACGAAGTACAAAAAATTATAGATGAAAAAAAAGGAGATTTTTATGAAGAAATTTATGTATTATTTCATTTTTCTAAAATATTAACAAAAAATAGATTGAAAAATGGAGCAATTTATCTTGAAAAAGATGAAGTTAAATTTTGTTTAGATGAAAATAAAAATCCTACATTTTTATATTTAGAAAAATGTAATGAAGCTCATAAATTAATAGAAGAATTAATGTTATTAACAAATAGAAAAATTTCGGAATTCATTAATAATAATACAGATAAAAAAAACTACATGAACATTCCATATATATATAGAGTTCATGATAAACCTGATTATGAAAAAATATTTTTTCTAAAAAAAATTATAAAACCTTTAGGTTATTCCTTTGATTTAAAAAATTTAAAATATTCTATTAATTTGTTATTAAAACAAGCTAAAGGTAAACCAGAACAAAACATGATAGAAAATTTAGTTTTACGTGCTATGAGTAAAGCTAAATATTCTACAAATAATATAGGGCACTATGGTTTGTCTTTTCTTTATTACACTCATTTTACTTCTCCTATAAGGAGGTATTCCGATATAATTGCTCACCGTTTATTATATTATTTTTTAAAAATGAAAAAAAATAGAGTAAAAACAATAGATTTTTACGAAAAACAATCTCAACATTGCAGTGATAAAGAACGTTTAGCTATAGATATTGAAAGAGAATTTTCTAAATATTTGCAAGTAAAATATTTGAAAAAATTTTTAGGTAAAGAATTTGATGGAATTATAACAGGATTTACAGATTGGAGCGTTTATGTTGATTTATTATCCTTTAAAACAGAAGGAATGGTTAAATTACGTGATATAAAAGAAGATTATTATATTTTAAACTCAAATAATTATAGCATAATAGGAAGAAAAAACAAAAAAATTTATCAATTAGGAGACAAAGTAAAAGTTAAACTTTTAAATGTAAATATTGAAAAAAAACAAATTAAACTTGATTGGATAGAAAAAAAGTTTTAA
- the coaD gene encoding pantetheine-phosphate adenylyltransferase, whose translation MENNKRIAIFPGSFDPITIGHYDIIMRALNLFDKIIIAIGKNFKKKNMFPLIKRKEWLKKTFLSSFYNKIEIDSFNGLTISFCIKKKVKFLLRGIRNQLDFEFEKNIYFLNKKLSKKNSYIIDTIYLISSYEKSHISSCLVRDIIKNGGDYTEFVPSSVRIN comes from the coding sequence ATGGAAAATAATAAAAGAATAGCTATATTTCCAGGATCTTTTGATCCAATAACTATTGGTCATTATGATATTATTATGAGAGCTTTAAATTTATTTGATAAAATTATCATAGCTATTGGAAAAAATTTTAAAAAAAAAAATATGTTTCCTCTTATAAAAAGAAAAGAATGGTTAAAAAAAACTTTTTTAAGTTCATTTTACAATAAAATCGAAATAGATTCATTTAATGGATTGACGATTTCTTTTTGTATAAAGAAAAAAGTAAAATTTTTGTTAAGGGGTATAAGAAATCAACTAGATTTTGAATTTGAAAAAAATATTTATTTTCTAAATAAAAAATTATCTAAAAAAAATTCATATATCATTGATACTATTTATTTAATTTCCTCTTATGAAAAATCTCATATTAGTTCTTGCCTTGTAAGAGATATCATAAAAAATGGAGGTGACTATACAGAATTTGTCCCTTCTTCTGTTAGAATCAATTGA
- a CDS encoding uroporphyrinogen-III synthase encodes MKINHILISQPISVGYNSPYTELSKNKNVRVDFRSFIEVKGASSSEVRKQKINFSDFTIVIFISKKSVDHYFRLAKSMRFKVPSTMKYICQTETIAYYLQKYIVYRKRKIYIGNKSFKDILPHIKKHPKEKFFLPSSDILKPDILNMLNKENISWKRGILYRTSSSDLSDLKNIYYDILVFFSPAEIKSLFENFPNFHQKNIKIATFGKNTLDAASKAGLKIAIKVPTPEFPSMAMALNKYIKESN; translated from the coding sequence ATGAAGATAAATCATATTCTTATTTCGCAACCTATTTCTGTAGGTTATAATTCTCCATATACAGAACTCAGTAAAAATAAAAATGTGAGAGTAGATTTTAGATCTTTTATAGAAGTAAAGGGGGCCTCATCTAGTGAGGTTAGAAAACAAAAAATAAATTTTTCTGATTTCACTATAGTTATTTTTATAAGTAAAAAATCTGTTGATCATTATTTTAGGTTAGCTAAATCCATGAGATTTAAAGTACCTTCAACCATGAAATATATATGCCAAACCGAAACTATTGCATATTATTTACAAAAATATATTGTTTACAGAAAAAGAAAGATTTATATTGGAAATAAATCATTTAAAGATATATTACCTCATATAAAAAAACATCCAAAAGAAAAATTTTTTTTACCATCTTCCGATATATTAAAACCAGATATACTAAATATGTTAAATAAAGAAAATATCTCTTGGAAAAGAGGGATTTTATATAGAACTTCTTCTAGTGATTTATCAGATTTGAAAAATATATATTATGATATACTAGTTTTTTTTAGCCCGGCTGAAATAAAATCACTATTTGAAAATTTTCCAAATTTTCATCAAAAAAATATAAAAATAGCTACTTTTGGTAAAAATACTCTAGATGCTGCATCTAAAGCTGGATTGAAAATAGCTATAAAAGTTCCAACTCCAGAATTTCCTTCTATGGCTATGGCGTTGAATAAATATATAAAAGAATCAAATTAA